One part of the Salinivirga cyanobacteriivorans genome encodes these proteins:
- a CDS encoding 3-dehydroquinate synthase, whose amino-acid sequence MIFTHDLNTALNDVLNSNRYSSVFVLVDKNTQKHCLSLLHKSVKQKISDTLTVNAGEITKNIDTCIFLWDKLNKLGADRHSLLINLGGGMISDLGGFIASTYKRGIHFINLPTTMLAMIDAAIGGKNGINLGRMKNQIGVINEPDELIIFPGFLETLDRNNYLAGYAEALKHGLIKSEKAFENTLEFATPDLKSEKFIEFLKENMSIKEEIVAIDPYEKADRKALNLGHTIGHALEAISHQKGKPMLHGEAVAWGTIAELFISQKLHALNGYYLEQMTALIQKHYPEPTFSLHDKEELLAIMRQDKKNFGESIRFTLLSAPGKYIVDQPVSENTILESLKHIKSLCQS is encoded by the coding sequence ATGATATTTACCCATGATTTAAATACGGCGCTGAATGATGTTTTAAACTCAAACAGATACAGTTCGGTCTTTGTTTTGGTAGATAAAAACACCCAAAAACACTGCCTTTCCCTGTTGCATAAATCTGTTAAGCAAAAAATATCAGACACGCTAACTGTTAATGCTGGCGAAATTACAAAAAATATAGATACTTGCATATTCTTATGGGATAAGCTTAATAAACTGGGCGCTGACAGGCATTCTTTACTCATCAATTTGGGTGGTGGCATGATTAGTGATCTTGGTGGATTTATTGCTTCCACCTATAAAAGAGGCATTCACTTTATTAATCTCCCAACTACCATGCTGGCAATGATTGATGCAGCAATTGGTGGCAAAAACGGGATCAATCTGGGCCGCATGAAAAACCAAATAGGCGTAATAAATGAGCCTGATGAACTTATTATTTTTCCAGGGTTTTTAGAAACACTGGATCGAAATAATTACCTTGCCGGCTACGCCGAAGCACTAAAACATGGCCTTATTAAAAGTGAGAAGGCTTTTGAAAACACACTTGAATTTGCCACTCCTGATCTAAAAAGCGAAAAATTTATTGAGTTTTTGAAAGAAAACATGAGCATAAAAGAAGAAATAGTGGCTATAGATCCATATGAAAAAGCAGACCGTAAAGCATTAAACCTGGGGCATACAATTGGCCATGCGCTAGAGGCAATCTCGCACCAAAAAGGAAAACCAATGCTTCATGGCGAGGCAGTTGCCTGGGGTACCATTGCTGAGTTATTCATCTCGCAAAAATTACATGCACTCAACGGGTACTATTTGGAGCAAATGACAGCCCTGATTCAAAAGCATTATCCTGAACCAACATTCAGTTTGCATGACAAAGAAGAACTATTGGCTATAATGCGTCAGGACAAAAAAAACTTTGGAGAAAGCATTCGGTTTACACTACTTAGTGCTCCGGGCAAATACATAGTTGACCAGCCTGTTTCAGAAAACACTATTCTTGAATCACTTAAACACATAAAATCATTATGCCAATCATAA
- a CDS encoding 3-phosphoshikimate 1-carboxyvinyltransferase has translation MPIIKFEPKQTKIKTILPGSKSVSNRLLIISAVGNFLPDFKNLSRCDDVKVMFDILHSNTNRFDVHDSGTALRFLTAYFAGIVGKWNISGSERIKQRPIKELVDVLLQMGAEISYDNKAGYAPITLTGTKMQGGEVELDISKSSQYASALLLISPMLEKGLKLRLKGQKRSMPYIDLTLELMSKFGVQAIQHENEIAVMPNQSYVPSSFAVEADWSAAAFWFELAALNPQLSIKLLGLDKNSKQGDKAVAQIFQNLGIEANFGTNHLTLQGTKSPGAKPLNVDIRQTPDMFPAVALTAAAQKRPFTITGTANLAIKESHRIKAVEQIINALGVKMEIGEDEVTVQEYPNAFPGKIKVKAEGDHRIAMAAAPLSTIINQIEIDDPKVVSKSYPEFWEEMQKVGIFLA, from the coding sequence ATGCCAATCATAAAATTTGAACCCAAACAAACCAAAATAAAAACCATACTACCAGGTTCTAAAAGTGTAAGCAACCGGCTTTTAATAATATCAGCAGTAGGCAATTTTCTGCCCGATTTTAAAAATTTATCCCGTTGCGACGATGTAAAAGTTATGTTCGACATTTTGCATTCCAACACGAACCGGTTCGATGTGCACGACAGTGGTACTGCATTGCGTTTCTTAACCGCATATTTTGCAGGGATTGTAGGAAAATGGAATATTTCTGGTTCTGAACGAATAAAACAACGACCCATCAAAGAACTTGTAGATGTATTGTTGCAGATGGGTGCTGAAATATCTTACGACAATAAAGCGGGCTATGCTCCTATAACTCTAACAGGCACAAAAATGCAGGGCGGCGAAGTAGAGCTCGACATCTCTAAAAGCAGTCAGTATGCCTCTGCTTTACTTCTGATATCGCCTATGCTCGAAAAAGGTTTAAAGCTGAGATTAAAAGGCCAAAAACGCTCCATGCCCTACATTGATCTTACCCTGGAACTAATGAGTAAGTTTGGGGTACAGGCTATTCAACACGAAAATGAAATTGCAGTAATGCCAAATCAAAGCTATGTACCCTCTTCATTTGCAGTTGAAGCTGACTGGAGTGCTGCTGCATTTTGGTTTGAATTAGCTGCACTGAATCCACAATTATCAATAAAGCTACTTGGCTTAGATAAAAACTCGAAGCAGGGAGATAAAGCAGTAGCACAAATATTCCAGAACCTTGGTATTGAAGCCAACTTTGGCACCAATCACCTCACATTGCAAGGTACAAAAAGCCCAGGTGCAAAACCTTTGAATGTCGACATACGTCAAACACCGGACATGTTTCCTGCTGTTGCACTTACGGCGGCGGCACAAAAACGGCCTTTCACAATTACAGGGACTGCTAACCTGGCCATTAAGGAAAGCCACCGTATAAAGGCTGTGGAACAAATAATCAATGCTTTGGGCGTAAAAATGGAAATTGGGGAAGATGAAGTTACAGTACAAGAATACCCGAATGCCTTTCCCGGCAAAATTAAAGTAAAAGCAGAGGGTGATCACCGCATTGCTATGGCTGCAGCACCATTGAGCACCATAATTAACCAAATCGAAATCGATGACCCAAAAGTCGTAAGTAAATCATACCCGGAATTCTGGGAAGAGATGCAAAAAGTCGGAATATTTTTAGCATAA